The following DNA comes from Amycolatopsis albispora.
CCGGCCACGCACGCTCGTCGGGCAGACCATCGACGTGCAGAACGCGGCACACGGCGTGGAGCTCTCGCCGACACCCGGCCGGAACTTCGCGGTGCTCGGCACGGCGATCCGCGAAGCACTGTCCATCATGGACTCCTGCGCGCGGTCGCTGGCCCAGCAGTACACCGAGGGCCAGGTCGAGTTCGTGGTGTGCTGCCTGGTCGAGCGCTGCCAGCCGTCGGTCGAGGAACTGACCAAGCGACTGGCCGGAGTCGGGCACGAGGTCACCACGGTGGCCCCGGCCGAGTTGTCCGAGAAGCTGGCCGAACTGGCCGACGAACTGTCCTCTGTGGACAAGCAACGCGTCCTGCTGCTGTACGGCGCGGAGGCCGCGCTGCCCGCGCTGGAGGCGAAGGCACCCGGGGTGCTCAAGAGCGGCCTGGACCACTTCCGGGTGCTGCTGAAGCAGGGTCCCGGTGCGGGTTTCCACACGATCGGCTGGTGGCGGGCGATCGCCAGGCTCAAGGACACGCTCGGCTTCGCCGGCACCGACGACATCGGGGCGTGGGCGGCGCTGGACGTGCAGGGCAGCGAGCTGAGCCCGTTCTGCGCCGGGCAGGTGGTGCACTGGTCACCGCGGCCGGGCCGCGCGTTGTTCTTCGACCGCACCACGCACGCCAGCCCCGAAGTGCTGATTCCCTTCCACCACCCCGATCCCGAGCAGGTGAGCGGATGAGTACGGCGGCCATGCGGTACAAGGAGATCATCGGACTGGCCAGGGGCGCGGAGGAGAACCTGCGCACCTGGGAGCTGGCCAGGGCCGACGAACTGGAGCGCGTACTGGCCGACGCGCACGAGGCCGTCGCCGCGGCCAGGGAACGCGAGGCGCAGACCATCGAACGTGTCAACCGCTGGTGGCGCATGGCCGACGACAACGTCTCGCGGCTGTCCTGGCTGGAAGCCGGTGACGGGCCGGAGCCGAACCCGTCGGCACGCGGCGCGTACCTCGACCGTTACCTGGAAGAGGTCCGCGCCGCGTACCAGGACCTGGTGCAGGCGATCCTGAAACTCGGCTGGCGCGCCCGCTAGGGCCGGTGCGCGAGCAGCTGCTCGAGCCAGTCGAGCAGGTCGGAAAGGCCGTCCTGCACGGCGTTCCCGCTGCCCGGCCGGAACCGCACCACCTGCGGGTCGTGGTCGCTGGCCTGCTCGGCGAACTCGGCGTTGATGTGCACCACGTCGTAGTCCACGCCCCGCGGCGCCCGCGACGTCAGGATGTGGTCCAGCACCTGCGAGTTGCCCTCGAACACGTAGCTGTACCGCTCGTTCTCGGGCAGCGTGTCGATCAGCGCCTCGAGCGCACCGCCGTCGGTCAGCGTCCGCACGGCCGGCGAGAACGGGTAGTCGTTCAGGTCACCGGCGACCACCACGTTCGCGTTGCGGTCCGCCGCCAGCAGCTGGTCGACAAAGCCACGCAACACCTGCGCCTGCTGCAGCCGCTGGGTCTCCGAGGTCCGCGCAGGCGGCTGGAACCGGCCGTGCGTCGGCTGGTCCCCGCCCTTGGAGGCGAAGTGGTTGGCCACCACAAAAACCTTGCGGCCCTGGAAGCTGAACTCACCGGCGAGCGGCTTGCGGCTGTTCTCCCAGGCCGCGTTGGCCGGGTCGACGCGTCCGGGTGAGACGGTCAGCTTGGCCTTGCCGCGCTCCTTCTCCACCCCGACCGGGGTGGTCGCGTCGCCACCCGGGCGGTCCACAAAGGACACCCGCGCCGGGTTGAACAGGAAGCCGACGCGGATGTTGCCGCCCGGCTCACCACCGTCGCGCACGTCCTGCGGGTCGATCTGGCGCCACTCGTATCGCGGGCCGCCCTTCGCCGCGATGGCGTCGGTGAACCGCTTGAGCGTCTGGTCGGCGGCGACCACGCCGTCGCCCTCTGCTTCGGCGCCGTTGTTGTCCTGGATCTCCTCCAGCGTCGCGATGTCCGGCGACGCCAGGTGCTTCACCACCCCGTCGGCGAGCGCGTCGAACTTCGACTGCTCGTCGACCGCGGACAGGTTCTCCACGTTGTAGGTGGCCACGGCCAGCTCGCCGGTGCGCTGCTTGCGCGTGGTCTCGCGGACCAGGCCGTTGTCCTTGACCTCACCGAGCACGCTGGCGAACAGCGTGTAACCGCCGAAGCTGTCGTACTCCACCGGGCCCGAGGTCAGGCCGGTCAGCACGTCACCGGTGTTGGCCCGCGGGAACGGGCGCTCGGCGAACGGGATCAGCGATTCGACCTTGAGCAGGCCGGTGTTCGGCCGGTCGTAGCCGAGATAGGCGCTGCCACCGCGGGCGGTCGCGTTCTCCTGCGGCTTCGTGGTCACGTACAGCTCGTTGTACTGCGTGCTGCGGCTGACGATCCGCGCGTCCGAGACCTGCACGATCTCGCTTTCGTGGGCTTCCCAGAAGTCCAGCGAGTACTTGGCGGGTTCCAGGTCGAGGCCTTCGATGGTGCCGCCCGGCTGCGCGACCAGCGCGTCCGGCACGGTTTCCGGCCCGGCGACGGTCGGCGCGGGCAGCTCGTTGCCGCTCGACGTGACCGTCCACTGTGCACTGGTCAGCTCGGTCAGCGACTGGTAGTTCGAGCTGGCCGGGTTGTCCGGGTAGAACTCCTTGACCGTGCCCGACGCGGTCACCGCGTCACCCACCTTGACCGACGGCGTGGTGCTGCCGGTGAACACGAAGAGGCCCTCGCTGGTGCGCGGGTCGTCGTCGGGAGCCGGGTCGGTCAGCCAGAAACCGCGGGCGCTGCCGAAGGTGCGCAGGGCGGTGACCACCCCGGTGAGGTCCTTGACCCGCTTGCCGTCGAACGGCGACAGGCGCTTGGTGCCCTGGATTTCGTGGATGCGCGCGGGCACCCCGGGTTCGGCGCCGCCGGGGGTCTCGCCCTTGCTGTTCACCGGGGTCGGCTCGCCGGTGGCGAAGTCGGCCGCGTTGTTGTCGGTGTCGGCCAGCGTCGCGCGCGCGGACGAGGTGGTGTTCGCGGTCGCCGCGGCGGCGGTGCCCTCGCGGACCACGGCCGAGCCGTAGCCGACGAGATCGCGGATGCGCGGGTCGGCGGCGCAGTCGGCGGCCGTGCGGCAGGTCAGCCGCTCGGTGCCGGTGACCAGCGCGACCGTGCCCGCGGTGGCGGACAGCGCGATGGTGCCGGTGGCGTCCGCCGTCGGCAGCTGCGTGGTGCCGCCGGCGCCACTGGCCTCGGCGACCAGGTACCGGCCGCCGGGCTGGAGGCTGCCGGCGAGCGGGGTGACCTGCCACTGGCTGGACGGGCTCGCCGACGCGGGCAGGTACTGCACGCTCCAGCCGTCCAGCGCGACCGCGCCACCGGCGGTGGCCAGCTCGATGAAGTCCGTGGTCAGCGAGGCGCCGGAATTGCCGCCGCCTCCGTAGACCTCGGCAATCACCGCGTCCGGGCTCGGCGCGGCCAGCGCCGCGGGGGCGAGCGTTACGGCAAGGGAGACGGCCACCGCACCGGCGATGGTGGCCGGCCCGGTTCGTCTGCGTCGGAGCGAGGTCACCCGCAGTCCTCTCGTT
Coding sequences within:
- a CDS encoding endonuclease/exonuclease/phosphatase family protein; this encodes MAVSLAVTLAPAALAAPSPDAVIAEVYGGGGNSGASLTTDFIELATAGGAVALDGWSVQYLPASASPSSQWQVTPLAGSLQPGGRYLVAEASGAGGTTQLPTADATGTIALSATAGTVALVTGTERLTCRTAADCAADPRIRDLVGYGSAVVREGTAAAATANTTSSARATLADTDNNAADFATGEPTPVNSKGETPGGAEPGVPARIHEIQGTKRLSPFDGKRVKDLTGVVTALRTFGSARGFWLTDPAPDDDPRTSEGLFVFTGSTTPSVKVGDAVTASGTVKEFYPDNPASSNYQSLTELTSAQWTVTSSGNELPAPTVAGPETVPDALVAQPGGTIEGLDLEPAKYSLDFWEAHESEIVQVSDARIVSRSTQYNELYVTTKPQENATARGGSAYLGYDRPNTGLLKVESLIPFAERPFPRANTGDVLTGLTSGPVEYDSFGGYTLFASVLGEVKDNGLVRETTRKQRTGELAVATYNVENLSAVDEQSKFDALADGVVKHLASPDIATLEEIQDNNGAEAEGDGVVAADQTLKRFTDAIAAKGGPRYEWRQIDPQDVRDGGEPGGNIRVGFLFNPARVSFVDRPGGDATTPVGVEKERGKAKLTVSPGRVDPANAAWENSRKPLAGEFSFQGRKVFVVANHFASKGGDQPTHGRFQPPARTSETQRLQQAQVLRGFVDQLLAADRNANVVVAGDLNDYPFSPAVRTLTDGGALEALIDTLPENERYSYVFEGNSQVLDHILTSRAPRGVDYDVVHINAEFAEQASDHDPQVVRFRPGSGNAVQDGLSDLLDWLEQLLAHRP